In Zea mays cultivar B73 chromosome 7, Zm-B73-REFERENCE-NAM-5.0, whole genome shotgun sequence, the following proteins share a genomic window:
- the LOC100037830 gene encoding 1-Cys peroxiredoxin PER1 — MPGLTIGDTVPNLELDSTHGKIRIHDYVGDGYAIIFSHPADFTPVCTTEMAAMAGYAKEFEKRGVKLLGISCDDVESHRQWTKDVEAYGGKQQQQQHTTTKVTFPILADPARDAIRQLNMVDPDEKDAAGRSMPSRALHVVGPDKAVKLSFLYPATTGRNMDEVLRAVDSLLTAAKHGGKVATPANWKPGECAVIAPGVSDEEARKMFPQGFETADLPSKKGYLRFTKV, encoded by the exons ATGCCGGGGCTCACCATAGGCGACACCGTCCCCAACCTGGAGCTGGACTCCACCCACGGCAAGATCCGCATCCACGACTACGTTGGCGACGGCTACGCTATCATCTTCTCTCACCCAG CCGACTTCACGCCCGTGTGCACGACGGAGATGGCGGCGATGGCGGGGTACGCCAAGGAGTTCGAGAAGCGTGGCGTGAAGCTGCTGGGCATCTCGTGCGACGACGTGGAGTCGCACAGGCAGTGGACCAAGGACGTGGAGGCGTACGGCgggaagcagcagcagcagcagcatacGACGACGAAGGTGACGTTCCCGATCCTGGCGGACCCGGCGCGGGACGCCATCCGGCAGCTGAACATGGTGGACCCCGACGAGAAGGACGCGGCGGGGCGGAGCATGCCGTCCCGCGCGCTCCACGTCGTCGGGCCCGACAAGGCCGTGAAGCTGAGCTTCCTGTACCCGGCCACCACGGGGCGGAACATGGACGAGGTGCtgcgcgccgtcgactcgctgctCACGGCCGCCAAGCACGGCGGGAAGGTGGCCACGCCCGCTAACTGGAAGCCCGGGGAGTGCGCCGTCATCGCGCCCGGCGTCTCCGACGAGGAGGCCAGGAAGATGTTCCCGCAGGGGTTCGAGACCGCCGACCTGCCCTCCAAGAAGGGCTACCTCCGTTTCACCAAGGTTTAG